The DNA sequence CCGCCGGACAAGGCGACCGTGTCCAGCGCGGTTGCCTGCCGGACGACCTCGACCGCCGCCACCACCGCCTGTGCCAGCCCGTTGTGGAACCGAGCGGCGATGCGACCCACGTCGACCCCTGAGTCGAGGTCGTCGAGGGCGGCCCGGACCAGGTCGATGCCGTGTATGAGCAGCGGGTCGGGCTCGACCCAGCACGGGTAGGCGCCGCGCTCGCCCGGGTCGACCCGCTGCTCCAGCTCCACCGCGGCCTGGCCCTCGTAGTTCACCGCGTCACGGATCCCGACGAGGGCGGCGACCGCGTCGAAAAGCCGGCCGGCGCTCGTCGTCACCGGGGCGCTCACACCGGACGCTGCGATGGTGAGCACGCTGTCCCACTGGTCAAGGTGCCGACGTGCCACGGCCAGGTCGGGGATCTCCTCGCCGTACGCGGCCAGTGCATAGGCGGCGGCCATCCGCCACGGCTCGCGGATCGCCGCCGCACCGCCGGGCATGCGTACCGGCGCCAGATGGCCGACACGGCGGAAGCCGGTCAGCTCGGTGACGAGGATCTCGCCGCCCCATAGGGTGCCGTCTGTCCCGTAGCCCAAGCCGTCGAACGCGACCCCGATCACCGGTCCGGCCTCGCGGTTGTCGGCCAGGCACGAGGCGATGTGCGCGTGGTGGTGCTGCACGCCGACGAGATCCACGCCGTCCAGTTCGAGCGCGTACTTGGTGGACAGGTACTCCGGGTGCAGGTCGTGCGCGACCACCCGCGGGTGCACGTCGAACAGCCGGCGGAAATGCTCGATACCGCTGGTGAACGAGCGCAGCGTCTCGTAGTTCTCCAAGTCGCCGATGTGGTGGGACACGAACACGCGCCGGCCCTTGGCCAGGCAGAACACGTTCTTCAACTCGGCGCCGCAGGCCAGCACAGGCCTGGGGAACTCCCAGGGCAGCGAAATCGGCTCGGGCACGTAGCCCCGAGAGCGGCGGATCGGCACTTCACGTCCGCGGACCACCCGCACCACCGAGTCGTCGGTGCGCATATGGATATCGCGGTTTGACATCAGGAAGGCGTCCGCGATGCCCGCCAGCCGGGCGCGTGCGTCGTCGTCGGTGTAAGCGATCGGCTCGTCCGAGACGTTGCCGCTGGTGAGTACGAACGGCCGCCCGAATTCGTGGGCCAGCAGGTGGTGCAGCGGGGTGTACGGGAGCATGACGCCTAGGAAGCGGTTGCCAGGGGCGACCGACGGCGCCACCTGAGCGTCCGGGCGCCGGGCGAGCAACACGATCGGGCGCCGCCGACTGGTAAGCGTCGCCTCCTCGATCGGGCCGAGTTCGCACAGCGCCCGGACCGTGTCGAGATCCGGGCACATCAGCGCGAACGGTTTGTCCTCGCGGTGCTTGCGGGCCCGCAACGCGGCCACCGCCGCCTCGGATGCGGCGTCGACCGCCAAATGGTAACCGCCCAGCCCCTTGACCGCTACGATCCGCCCCTCGGCCAGGAGCCGGACGGTGCGGCGTACCGGGTCACCCTCGACCCACCGGCCGTTGCTCGTCCGGACCAGGGTCAGCGACGGCCCGCAGTCCGGGCAGCACACCGGCTGGGCGTGGAATCGGCGGTCGGCCGGGTTGCGGTACTCCTCCGCGCACTGCGCGCACATGGGAAAGGCGGCCATCGTGGTGGCCGAGCGGTCATAGGGAATCCCCGTCACGATCGTGAACCGGGGACCACAGTTGGTGCAGTTGATGAACGGGTAGCGGTACCGCCGGTCGGCAGGGTCGAACAGCTCCGCCAGACAATCCGCGCAGGTCGCGGTATCGGCCGAGATCAGCGTATCGCGCACCGCGGCGGCCTGGGAGGCCACGATCGTGAAGTCGCGGCTACCGACCGGGGTGATCTCCTCCGCAGTGACCGTCTCCACCACGGCGAGCGCGGGTGCCCGGGTGCGCAGGCCATCGAGGAAAGCGCGCACCGCGTTCCGCTTGCCTTCCACCTCGGCGAAGACGCCGTACGCGTCGTTGCCGACGAAACCGGTCAGCCCCAGTTCGGTGGCGAGCGAATGCACGAAGGGGCGAAAGCCCACGCCCTGGACGATGCCCTCGACGCGGATCCGCGTCCGGGTGAGTTCGCGGAAGTCCTCGGGAGTCACTCCGGCACCGCCGCCACCGCACGTTGGGTCAGCTTCCACAGCAGGTGACAGGTCGTGGCCCGCATCTCCTGGATACGGTGCACCGACGGTACGACGAACAGGCAGTCGATCGTGTCCACTCCCGCCTTCTTCCCGCCCTGGTGGACGGTCAGGCCAACGAGGACGAGATGACCCGCGACACCGTCGATCAGAAAGAAGGCGGGCACGGCCGGCAGCGCGTGCGGCGCCGGGTGGCCACGGCCCAGGTTCCCCTCACACCCCAACGGGCTGCCTTCGAGTCGGCATGCTGCGGAGCAGGCGGGATGCGTGGAGGAATGGGCTCGCGCCGGGCCCGGCGTGAGTGCCGGGCCCGGCGCGAGGTGGGGTTGGGGTGGGTGGTCAGCGGGTGGCGTCGAGAAGGTGGTAGAGGAGGAGGAGTTGAGTGATGGCGAGGGGTTCGCTGCGTTCGCCGGTGTCGAGGGTGCCGAGAGTGGCGGGAGGGTCACCGGCGTTGACGCCCAGTTGGGACCAGATGGCCTTCTCCACGACCTGGCTTTCCTCGCGGGGAGCGTAGCCGTGGATGTGGAGTGCGTCGACGGGACGACCGTTCTCGTCTCTGTCGAGCCTGAGGTGGATGGCGCGTTGGTCGCTGTCGGCGAGGACTCCGCTGAGGTCGGGATGACGGATGGTGGGCCGAAGCAGGAGCTCGGCGGACAGCGGGGTGCCGGGTGGGTCGTTGCGGCCCGCGATGGGGGCGAAGCGGACGACGATGTCGGCGAACGCCCGCTGGGGGCGGATGAACGCTTCTGATTCTGGTTCGCGGCGTTCGAGTTCGGCGAGCACTTGGTCGGCGGTGTAGCCGCGCTTTTGGGTGTCGCGGCGGATCTTCCACTGCCGCCGGATCTCCTCGGGCGGGTCGAGGTAGACGGTGATGTCGAAGCAGGCCCGCATCAGCTTGGTGTGCAGGGGCAGCAGGCCTTCGATGATGACGAACTCGCGGGGTTCGACGAGTTCGGGGCGGGTGAGCTGACCGGTGTTGTGGTCGTAGACCGGCTTGAGGATCGGCTGGCCGGTCGCGAGCAGCTGCAGGTGCTGCTCCATGATCTCGATGTAGTTGCAGTCCGGGTGCAGCGCGGTGAACGGCAGGTTCTTGCGCTCCTCGCGGTCGTAGCGGTGGTAGTCGTCCACGCAGATCGTGGTGATGCGGTCCGACCCCAGCGCTTCGGCCAGCCCCTTGGTGAGCGTGGTCTTGCCCGCCGCGCTGTCGCCTGCGATGGCGAGCATGATCGGACGCCGTGCCGGGGTCTGGTCGCCGGTACGCTGCATCCGTATCAGCTTGTGCGGCATGTCGTCTCCTACCCTGTCCTGGATCCGATGCTGGTTAGCGCGGCCTCGACGACCGCGGAGACGGTGAACCCCAGTTCGGCGTAGACGACCGGACCGGGGGCACTGGCGCCGAAGCGCCGCAGCCCGATGACCTGGTCGCCGGGCCGGGCGAGCGCCTGCCATCCGTGCGGCACGCCGGCCTCCACCCACACCGCCGGGCAATCCGGCAGCAGCCCGGAGTCGGCACGGAGTGCCTCCTCGAACCGCTCGCGCCAGGGAACCGACACCACCTGAGCGGCGACGCCTTGGCCTTCGAGCTCCGCAGCGGCGGCCAGCGCGAGGGACACCTCCGACCCGGTCGCGACGAGGACGACGTCGGGGTCTCCGGGGGTGTCGCGCACGATCCGCGCGCCATGGTCGGAGATCACGCTCGCCGACACCGGCTCCAGCACCGGCAGGTCCTGCCGGGTGAGCACGAGCACCGTGGGTCCGTCGCACCTCTCGAGAGCCAGCTGCCAGCAGGCCGCGGTCTCGTTGGCGTCGGCGGGGCGCAGCACCGCCAGGTCTGGAATGAGACGCAGCGACTCCACATGCTCAACCGGCTGGTGGGTGGGCCCGTCCTCGCCGACCGCGATGGAGTCATGAGTGAAGATGAACACCACGGGCAGCCGCATGAGCGCGGCCAACCGCACCGCCGGACGCATGTAGTCGGAGAACACGAGGAACGTGCTCCCGTAGGGCCGCAGCCCCCCGTGCAGCGCTATCCCGTTGAGCATCGCACCCATGGCGTGCTCGCGAATGCCGAAGTGCAGCGTTCGGCCCTCGTAGGCGCCGGGCCCGACGTCCCCCACCCCGGGGATGGTCGTGTTCGTGGAGGAGGCCAGGTCGGCCGACCCGCCCACCAGCGCCGGGTACGCCGGGCCGACCGCGGCCAGCACCGCACCGGACGCCTTGCGGGTCGCCATCTTGGTACCGGGCTCGAAGAGCGGCAGCACATCCTTGAGGCTGGCCGGCGGTTTCGCGGAGACCGCGGTGTCCCACTCGGCGGCGAGCTCGGGGTGGGCGTCGGCCCACCGGGCGCGGTCCTCCTCCCAGGACAGCCGGGCAGCACGTCCCCGGGCTGCCAGCTGGCGGCAGTGCTCCGCGACGTCGTGGGGCACGTGGAACCGTTCGTCCGGCCAACCGAACCGCGCCCGCGTCGCCGCCAACTCCTCCTCGCCGAGCGGCGCACCGTGCACCGCGCTGGTGCCGGCAA is a window from the Carbonactinospora thermoautotrophica genome containing:
- the hypF gene encoding carbamoyltransferase HypF, yielding MTPEDFRELTRTRIRVEGIVQGVGFRPFVHSLATELGLTGFVGNDAYGVFAEVEGKRNAVRAFLDGLRTRAPALAVVETVTAEEITPVGSRDFTIVASQAAAVRDTLISADTATCADCLAELFDPADRRYRYPFINCTNCGPRFTIVTGIPYDRSATTMAAFPMCAQCAEEYRNPADRRFHAQPVCCPDCGPSLTLVRTSNGRWVEGDPVRRTVRLLAEGRIVAVKGLGGYHLAVDAASEAAVAALRARKHREDKPFALMCPDLDTVRALCELGPIEEATLTSRRRPIVLLARRPDAQVAPSVAPGNRFLGVMLPYTPLHHLLAHEFGRPFVLTSGNVSDEPIAYTDDDARARLAGIADAFLMSNRDIHMRTDDSVVRVVRGREVPIRRSRGYVPEPISLPWEFPRPVLACGAELKNVFCLAKGRRVFVSHHIGDLENYETLRSFTSGIEHFRRLFDVHPRVVAHDLHPEYLSTKYALELDGVDLVGVQHHHAHIASCLADNREAGPVIGVAFDGLGYGTDGTLWGGEILVTELTGFRRVGHLAPVRMPGGAAAIREPWRMAAAYALAAYGEEIPDLAVARRHLDQWDSVLTIAASGVSAPVTTSAGRLFDAVAALVGIRDAVNYEGQAAVELEQRVDPGERGAYPCWVEPDPLLIHGIDLVRAALDDLDSGVDVGRIAARFHNGLAQAVVAAVEVVRQATALDTVALSGGVFQNVVLLDRLVDLLEARGFRVLTHSRVPPNDGGISLGQAAVAGALDRTQ
- the tkt gene encoding transketolase; the protein is MSGPGDGLLTDPVGPVTADLAPAPDDIDARAIATIRLLAADAVQEARSGHPGLPMGAAAPAWVIWSRFLRHDPTEPGWPDRDRFVLSAGHGSMLLYALLHLFGYDLPLDELRRFRQWGSKTPGHPEYGHTPGVETTTGPLGQGLANAVGMALAERMLAARCNTDDHTVVNHRTWVLAGDGDLMEGISHEAASLAGHLELGRLIVVFDDNNITIDGPASQSCRDDVLGRFAAYGWQTLRVEDGNDVAALEAALAEAVADETRPSLIAVRTTIGYGAPRLAGTSAVHGAPLGEEELAATRARFGWPDERFHVPHDVAEHCRQLAARGRAARLSWEEDRARWADAHPELAAEWDTAVSAKPPASLKDVLPLFEPGTKMATRKASGAVLAAVGPAYPALVGGSADLASSTNTTIPGVGDVGPGAYEGRTLHFGIREHAMGAMLNGIALHGGLRPYGSTFLVFSDYMRPAVRLAALMRLPVVFIFTHDSIAVGEDGPTHQPVEHVESLRLIPDLAVLRPADANETAACWQLALERCDGPTVLVLTRQDLPVLEPVSASVISDHGARIVRDTPGDPDVVLVATGSEVSLALAAAAELEGQGVAAQVVSVPWRERFEEALRADSGLLPDCPAVWVEAGVPHGWQALARPGDQVIGLRRFGASAPGPVVYAELGFTVSAVVEAALTSIGSRTG
- a CDS encoding phosphoribulokinase → MPHKLIRMQRTGDQTPARRPIMLAIAGDSAAGKTTLTKGLAEALGSDRITTICVDDYHRYDREERKNLPFTALHPDCNYIEIMEQHLQLLATGQPILKPVYDHNTGQLTRPELVEPREFVIIEGLLPLHTKLMRACFDITVYLDPPEEIRRQWKIRRDTQKRGYTADQVLAELERREPESEAFIRPQRAFADIVVRFAPIAGRNDPPGTPLSAELLLRPTIRHPDLSGVLADSDQRAIHLRLDRDENGRPVDALHIHGYAPREESQVVEKAIWSQLGVNAGDPPATLGTLDTGERSEPLAITQLLLLYHLLDATR
- a CDS encoding phosphoheptose isomerase family protein; translation: MPAFFLIDGVAGHLVLVGLTVHQGGKKAGVDTIDCLFVVPSVHRIQEMRATTCHLLWKLTQRAVAAVPE